The DNA sequence GTCTACCTGCAGATCCTCCGCCTGAAGCCGGTGACGGAGGAGGGCAGCCGCCACATCCGCATCCGCTCGCTCAAGATCGACCTCAACTCCCGCATCGGGCACTGGCAGAGCATCGACTTCAAGCACGTGCTGCAGAACTGGTTCAAGCAGCCGCAGAACAACTGGGGCATCGAGATCAACGCCTTCGACCCCAACGGCAACGACCTGGCCGTCACCTCGCTGGGCCCCGGCGCCGAAGGGCTGGTAGGTGACGGCCGCGGCGagggcgcgcggccccggcccccggcactgCCCCGGCCGTGGGGATGGTCGCGGCTCCCTAGGGGTGCTGGTGGCTCCGTGAGGCTGGTCATGGCTTCCTGGGGATGGTCTCAGCTCCATGGGGGTGGTCACAGCTCCCTGGCGGTGCTCACGGCTTCGTGGGGACAGTCACAGCCTCATGGGGACAGTCACAGCTCCATGGGGACAGTCACAGCTCCATGGGGCTGGTCATGGCCCCATGGGGACAGTCACAGCCCCACGGGGATGGTCACAGCCCCACGGGGATGGTCACAGCTCCCGGGGGCCAGTCTTGGCCCCATGGGGATGGTCACAACTCCATGGGGATGGTCACAGCTCTGTGGGGCTGGTAATAGCTCCGTGGGGATGGTCTTGGCCCCAAAGGGACGGTCACAGCCCCGTGGGGACGGTCACAGCTACCTGGGGCTGGTCACGGCTCCTTGGGGTCGGCCGGGGGGGCcacgggcgggcgctggggccagggcagggctCAGGGTCGCCTCTCTCCCCAGCACCCCTTCATGGAGCTGCGGGTGCTGGAGAACAACAAGCGCTCGCGGAGGAACCTGGGGCTCGACTGCGACGAGCACTCGACCGAGTCGCGCTGCTGCCGCTACCCGCTCACCGTCGACTTCGAGGCCTTCGGCTGGGACTGGATTATCGCCCCCAAGAGATACAAAGCCAACTACTGCTCGGGGCAGTGCGAGTACATGTTCATGCAGAAGTACCCGCACACCCACCTGGTGCAGCAGGCCAacccccggggctcggcggggccctGCTGCACCCCCACCAAGATGTCCCCCATCAACATGCTTTACTTCAACGACAAACAGCAGATCATCTACGGCAAGATCCCGGGCATGGTAGTTGACAGATGCGGATGCTCCTAGACCCCAGCTGGtgctgccccttccgccccgggCCCCCCGCTTCCAACCAACAAACTCAtcttttcttccactgtttttttttattattattatttttattttttacatacaAAGAACAAGCGTTGAAATTCCTCTGAATGTCGGGGAACGAGAGAGAATAAAATCCCACGGAGAAATACTGCACCAAACCTGCGCTTCGACATGCATCGTGCAATAAGCAACCGTACGGAGGAgggcgggggcagcccggccccggccccggccgcagccacCGCATCGGACGGCGACGCGGCCCCGCCACCGAGAGACTCTTCTTCCACCCGGGTTTCTCCGGCGCCGAACCAAACCGGGGCGAACGCAGCTGCGGCGGAGCCGGCGGAGGAGCCACGCCGGCGAGCAAGGCGCCCGGCGCCGAGGGAGACTTCCCCGGATCGCCGGCGCTTCCCCCGGGCGAGCGGGCTCGGGGGACGTCCCCGCGCCGTGGGGCTCGTCCAGCTGGATCCCGGCACGGCTCCGGCGCCCGCGGCTTGCTCCGCGCGTCCGACCCATCCCCACGCGCCCGCCGGCTCCTGCTCCGGCCCGGTGCGAGGACGGGGCGTCCCGGGCGCTGCCGGAGCGAGGACTGCGGGGAGCCCTCCGGGACGGGGAGGGACCCGTCTCCcttgtttaatttatttatttattaattaacCCTTCCGGCTAGCGCTTTGCTGCTGGCACCCCCGCTCGGGCGGGCGCTGGCCTCTCCCCTCCCTCggcgcccgtcccgtcccgtcccgtccccggcCGGGCGGGGGCGCCCTGCCTGCCCTCGGGGACCGGCCGGCGGcaccgcagcccccggccccggcacccgTGGAGGCTGCCGGCAGGACCCGGGcgcccgcgccgagccccgcggggccgtgctGAGCCCAGCGCCTCGTCCCCGCTGCCGGAGGGAggccgggcggcggagcggggttATCCGGAGGCGGCACGGGCCAGAATTGGACAGAGGCTCCGGCTGGGGAGAAATTCTGCTTATGCGGCACATTcgcctccccctctgccctcgATGTTTGGATTACTTTCGCGTGAGAACAGCATCCCGGTTTCCCAAGAGTTCACccgtccccgctgccccggcgtCTCCCCTCCGCTCTTGCAAGCGGCGACGGCGCTGCTCCCCGGCCGGGGCCacggcgggcggccgcccccggcgccagGCTGCCGGCACCCCCCGCCCGGGAGggaccccgccgcccgccgcggagcagcccgcggcccggccctagCACTTATCCGAAGGGGCCGGCGTCAGGCGGCTCCGGGCCCGGGATGCTCCCGCGTAGCACTTAGGGAGCGCTGCGGCGAGGCGCCGGCGGAGCCCCGGCTCCGGGAgcaccgcggggccggcggcatcTTTAGCACTTgggcccggctgcccccggccgcccgcggagcGCTCCGCGGACCAGGCGcccgggagaggggccggggcggccgcgccgcctcgcTCCAAGCACTTAGGGCCCCTCGGCCGCGGTGCCCGGAGCGGCGCGGAGATGCTCCCGGCGGGACCCCGCGGGCGGCTGCCTCGTGCCGGGCCGGcgaggagcggggcgggcggccggggccgcggcggtgccggagGGAGGTGCGCGGCCGAGCAACTCTCCGGTACCACCAAAGAGGCCGGCGCGAGCCCCCTCCCTGTGCAGCCCCCCGGGAGGGGAAGCGGCCCCCCAGCTgcctcccggggccgggagggcggcGCGTCCCCCCGCCCTGCTGTTAGTGCCTTTCGGggagctgccgccccggccctgccgggtCTCTCCGGGCCCGGTGCACCGAGGGGGGCAGCGCCCCGCGCCGTGGGGGGGGCTCCCCCCCCATCCCGGCCCATCCCGGCACGGGGCCGTCGGGAAAAGTCGCCCGCAGAGTCACCGCGCGGCTCCCCGGGGTCGTTGCCTCTCCATCCCTCCACCACCGCAAACAGCCCGGCTGCACCGTCCTGCCCCACCGGCAGCCGGGCCGgtccccccggggcagcccgagccggcggcggcggtgccagGAGTGGATGCGCGTGCCGGGAAAAGGCCGCTCCGGTGCCGCCTGTCCGCTGCCGCCACCGTCACACGCTGGAGCCCGGCCCGGTTTGGAGGCGGCGTCGCCCTTCGCGGAGATGCGGCCCGGGGCCACGTGCTCGGAGCCGCGCGGCCCTTCCTGGGGGCCGCTTCCCGCCCGGGGCGGCATCCCGCCGCCGGAGCAGCGTTCCCGCAGCCGCGAGGGCCGGGGAGGGATGCGGGTGACGAGGGTCCAACCGCCGCCGCCTCCGTCCTCCCCCcgcgccggagccggggccgcgggagcagcCGCCGACCACCCCCTCGGGGACCggcccggggcagggggagcgCCCCGCGCCCAGGAGCCCCCGcaccggcccgggggggggttaCAGCCACGTGGCGCTGAAAGGAGGGGGCTGCCCCGGCACTGGGACCAGTGCCCAGGGCGGACTGGTCCCAgtgccccggggcgggcgggcgggcctgGCGGGGTGGGCGGGTGGGCGCTGCCGGCCCCATCAGTATATTATTATTTACACTGTGTATTGTTACTGTGCGTAATGTCTTAGCTTATTTTTGTTCGTCcgtttctgttttctctgttttttgggTTCGTTTTTGTTGTCGTTTTTTACTTGGGTGTctggagaggcagaggcgggTTTACGAGGCCGACGGCTCAGGACggaggccgcggggcgggggggctcgaCGGGTTCGAATCGCACGACCAAAAGGCCACtgttggttggggggggggttaatcaCATGACCAAACACAGCACTTGaacatcaaaaaaataaaaaataaaaaaaatatttaaaaacgaAAATCAAAGAGTTCCGAGCTTTCggctcccggcggctcccggcccctccgcggggctCCCGCGCCACCGGCACGGAGCGGGCGCAGGGtcctgccgctgccccggcgcccggccaCGTCCGCGTCCCGCCGACGGCCGTGGTTGCTCCCCGGCCGCTGCCGAGGCTCCCGCCGGAGCCGGTGGAAGAGGAGACGCGGCTCCTCCCGAGCGgcaggagcggagcggagcgTCCGGCTCGGGAACGCTGAATGTTCACTATAAACTTCTGCAACGAGAGACTGCTTTGTGCTAAGGTACCATTTGCACTATGGAAGGTTAAAGAAAACGTAGGAGACTAGCACAGGATTTCCTTCGCCACACGGCTGGGGCTCGACCGCAGACGCTTTCGCGTCCGTGCTTTCTCTTCTTGTACTTGCTGTGCGTGAGGGTTAGTTCGTGTGCGTCTTGGTGTTTTTTCCTTGCTGCCAGAGGAGACGTTTCCCGCggtccccggggcagcggcgggggctcCCGCGCATCCCTCCCTCCTCGCGCTTCCTCCAAGGAGAACATCTACCTCACGGGGCGGCTGCGAGGCTCCAGGTCGCGTCCGAGGCGCCTGGGCGAGGAGCGATGCCGCGCGCCCTCCCAGCCCGGCGAGCGCTGCACGGTGCCGGGTAACGGCCGAAAACCGGCGATGCTCGCGGCCCCGACGGCCCGGCCGCTGCAGCGCGCGCCGACCCAAAAGGGgcccttttctgctgttttctgcccACAAAACCGCAGCGGGCACCCTCGCACACGGGCAAAGCCGGAGCCGCTTCCCCAGGCGCCTCCTTCCACGCGGCGAGGTGCCGGGAGAAGTTCGCCTTtgggagcccccccggcccccccggagcgctcgccccggggctgctgcacGCAGATGCTGCCGGGGTGAACCGCGGCGACGGCTTTGGTATTTGAAAGCATCGGGCATAAATAACTGGAGAAAGTTCACGTTCCTGGCCCGGCGGGACGGGACGAGCGGGATTCGCAGCTCCTCTGCCATAAAC is a window from the Dromaius novaehollandiae isolate bDroNov1 chromosome 28, bDroNov1.hap1, whole genome shotgun sequence genome containing:
- the GDF11 gene encoding growth/differentiation factor 11, yielding MAPLLLLWLLALCAGGPAGAQPPAAEPACPVCLWRRHSKELRLESIKSQILSKLRLKEAPNITREVVKQLLPKAPPLQQLLDLHDFQGDSLQPDEYLEEDEYHATTETVISMAQETDPVVQIEGNPHCCFFNFSPKIMFTKVVKAQLWVYLRPVQHTSTVYLQILRLKPVTEEGSRHIRIRSLKIDLNSRIGHWQSIDFKHVLQNWFKQPQNNWGIEINAFDPNGNDLAVTSLGPGAEGLHPFMELRVLENNKRSRRNLGLDCDEHSTESRCCRYPLTVDFEAFGWDWIIAPKRYKANYCSGQCEYMFMQKYPHTHLVQQANPRGSAGPCCTPTKMSPINMLYFNDKQQIIYGKIPGMVVDRCGCS